TCGTTGCGAGGGTATAGAGTTCTTGATGACAATGACCGTTACTTGCCATTAAACCACCCCATTGAGAAACATCTGCGTTGTTGTAGGTTAAGTCGTTTCCTTCAAAGCTGGTAAATTTCCCTCCTGCTTCGGTAAGGACGAGTTCGGGTGCTGCGAAGTCCCAATCTTTGGGGGCTGTTTTGCCGGAAAGGGAGATGTAGACATCGCATTTTTGTTCGAGGATGGTGGAAATTTTGCCGCCGACGCTGCCCATGTAGTGCCGTTCTTTGAAGGGCATTCGTTCTAGCATGGTGTTTAAACGGAGATCGCGGTGGGAACGACTGGCGATCATTGCTAAGTCTTCAATTTGGTTGCGGGTGGAGACGCGGCGAGGTTCTTGGGTTCCGTCGCGGGTTTCAACGAAGGTTCCCTGACCTTTGATGGCGAAGTAGAGTTTTTCGGCTTCGGGGATGCCCACAATGGCAAGCATGGGTCTTTTTTTGTAGGTAAGGGCGATGTGGAGGGCGTATTCTCCGGTTTTGTTGATGAAGTCCCGCGTTCCGTCGAGGGGATCGATAATCCAAACCCAATCTTTGGCAACGGATTCGCCTTGGTAGGTTTCTTCGCTGAGGTAGCCAAAATCTTCGTGACTCAGGGCAGTTTGGAGGTTTTTGAGTATATGGCGGTTTGCAGCTAAGTCTGCGGCGGTGACGGGACCGTCCTTTTTGTCTTTGATTTCTAAGTCTCCTTCATTGCTGTCACCGCGATAGTAGGAGCGAAGGATATCTATTGCTCCCCAGCCGACTTGCCGCGCGATCGCGCCGATTTCTGCTAATGCCTCGGACTGATTTTCTGCTAAAGATTTCACGGTTGGTATTGAATGAGTGTTATACCCCGCATTTTAAGCCGCCCAACCTTGAAGTTGCCAGCGATCGTTACGCGGGGGCTAACCACAGCACAAGGTTTTTGATGTAGGTATGAATGTCGTCTAGAACGTGGGGTTCTTGCTTTATGCCTTCTCCTGGGGATTCTTCGACAAAACTCGGACAGCCCTTTTCGATTTCCCAGTTGTAGTCAACAAAATGGTGGAAAGTGGATTGGGTAACGACTCGTCCGAGATGGTTACCTTGTTCGTCCTGGATGCGTTCTGCCGCGATCGCGAGGTTGAAGGGACGATGGGTGGTTTTGCTCGTTCCACGGGCAATCACTCGTGCGTGGGGGGCATCTTCTGGTATGCCAACACCGCCTTCGTGGGGATGGGCGGGAAAAAATTCGATAACGCCTTTGGGGGAATTAGGATTTTTAAGTAGGTCGTGAACGGGTTCGGTGGGTTGAATGGTTTGGTAGTCGCCGTTATTGCCGGAGTGGTAGTTGGGCCAAGTGATATTGGTGGTTTCTACGTCGTCGCGGCGACAGCGAGACTCGTCGGGGTCGGTTTGTTGGCTGTGGAAGTAATGGAAGCAGCCGATGTTTTCTAGGGGACAGAGGGATACACCCATATCTTGGTGGTCGCGGGCGGTTAAAATACCGCCACCCTGTTGATGAAAACGAGTAATTCCCGCGCAGTCTTTTGGACTCAATCCCCCGCCGACATCGAGGGCAAAGAGCCAGAGTTCGTCGAAGTTTTCGCGATCGAGGTGAGTTAAAATGGGGTCATTTCCTGGAGTTTCGCGATCGCATGGTCGATGCGGCTCTGCGAGATCGCGTGCAGTAATTTCACACAGGGGATTTCCCGCCTCATCTTTCAAGGAAGAGAGATACTCCTGTAGTAGGGAAAAGCGCGCGATCGTCCAATCATCTTCTTCTGTTGGGAGTAACGTGGTTTGCAGAAGAATGCGAAGGGGTTGGTTCATCAGCAGTGCTTCTTGGATTAACGCCAAGAGCTATCTTACGTTAAACTGCGGCGGAATTTTGTAGCTCAGTTCCCAA
The sequence above is drawn from the Lusitaniella coriacea LEGE 07157 genome and encodes:
- a CDS encoding 3'(2'),5'-bisphosphate nucleotidase CysQ family protein — protein: MKSLAENQSEALAEIGAIARQVGWGAIDILRSYYRGDSNEGDLEIKDKKDGPVTAADLAANRHILKNLQTALSHEDFGYLSEETYQGESVAKDWVWIIDPLDGTRDFINKTGEYALHIALTYKKRPMLAIVGIPEAEKLYFAIKGQGTFVETRDGTQEPRRVSTRNQIEDLAMIASRSHRDLRLNTMLERMPFKERHYMGSVGGKISTILEQKCDVYISLSGKTAPKDWDFAAPELVLTEAGGKFTSFEGNDLTYNNADVSQWGGLMASNGHCHQELYTLATNLLAEIDREST